One genomic segment of Streptococcus salivarius includes these proteins:
- a CDS encoding primosomal protein N' has product MVLVAQIIVDVPLMQTDRPYSYLIPEAMQGQIAIGMRVHVPFGKGNRLLQGFVIGLEEQENLRDFPELKPIAELLDYEPVLNQDQLDLADQMRHTVFSYKISILKSMLPGLLNSQYDKVIMATDKLDEEDKQTFLQGQDHVLFSQLSEEQRQAIPRLVQSGRVTVDYLAKDKQNIKTEKHYSVQKGILETLAISQRAKRRLEMQDFLLEKSEPGKVADLHKLFSRDVVKFFIEAGALVITEVEVNRADSYFEKVEKTDFLELNAQQAHAVEEMTCQIGQGGKPFLLEGVTGSGKTEVYLHLIERTLAMGKTAIVLVPEISLTPQMTNRFISRFGDLVAIMHSGLSDGEKFDEWRKVRSGQAKVVVGARSAIFAPLDNIGAIIIDEEHEATYKQESNPRYHARDVALLRAKSHGAVLVLGSATPSIETRARAQKGVYHFLELTQRANPNAKIPQVEVVDFKDFVGRQEASDFTPPLLEKIRERLARKEQVVLMLNRRGYSSFVMCRDCGYVDDCPNCDISLTLHMDTKTMNCHYCDFQKAIPHVCPNCQSRQIRYYGTGTQKAYDQLTELLPEAKVIRMDVDTTRKKGAHEKLLEAFGSGKADILLGTQMIAKGLDFPNVTLVGVLNADTSLNLPDFRSAERTFQLLTQVAGRAGRADKEGEVIIQTYNPSHYAIRFAQQQDYEGFYAYEMGIRRQLAYPPYFYTVGITLSHKDEEFVVRKSYEVMAYLREHLSDKVTFLGPTPKPIARTHNLYHYQIIIKYRFEDNLEETLNRVLDMTQEPENKDLRLIIDHEPQNFT; this is encoded by the coding sequence ATGGTTTTAGTAGCACAAATTATTGTAGACGTTCCTCTGATGCAGACGGACAGACCTTATAGTTACCTTATCCCTGAAGCTATGCAAGGTCAAATTGCCATTGGTATGCGAGTGCATGTACCTTTCGGTAAAGGAAATCGTCTATTGCAAGGCTTTGTTATTGGTTTAGAAGAGCAGGAGAACTTGAGAGACTTTCCTGAATTAAAACCTATCGCTGAGCTTTTAGATTATGAGCCAGTCCTTAATCAGGATCAACTGGATTTGGCTGATCAGATGCGACATACGGTCTTTTCCTATAAGATTTCCATCTTGAAGTCAATGCTACCTGGTCTCCTTAATTCCCAGTACGATAAGGTTATCATGGCGACTGATAAACTGGATGAAGAGGATAAACAGACTTTTCTTCAGGGGCAGGATCATGTTCTTTTCTCGCAGTTGTCAGAGGAGCAGCGTCAAGCCATTCCTCGTCTGGTCCAGTCTGGGCGTGTAACGGTTGATTACCTTGCTAAGGATAAGCAGAACATTAAGACTGAGAAGCACTATAGTGTTCAAAAGGGCATTCTTGAGACTTTGGCTATTTCGCAACGGGCTAAGAGGCGTTTGGAGATGCAAGACTTCTTGCTCGAGAAGAGCGAGCCAGGGAAGGTGGCAGACCTCCACAAGCTTTTTTCACGAGATGTGGTTAAGTTTTTCATTGAAGCTGGTGCCTTGGTCATCACTGAAGTTGAGGTCAATCGTGCCGACAGCTACTTTGAAAAGGTAGAAAAGACGGATTTTCTTGAGCTTAATGCTCAACAGGCACATGCTGTTGAAGAAATGACGTGCCAAATCGGACAAGGTGGCAAACCTTTCTTATTGGAAGGGGTAACGGGATCAGGTAAGACAGAGGTCTATCTGCATCTTATCGAGAGGACCTTGGCTATGGGGAAAACGGCTATTGTCTTGGTACCAGAGATTTCCCTGACGCCCCAAATGACCAATCGTTTCATTTCACGGTTTGGTGACTTGGTGGCCATCATGCATTCAGGCTTGTCAGACGGTGAGAAATTTGACGAGTGGCGTAAGGTTAGATCTGGCCAGGCCAAGGTTGTGGTAGGAGCACGTTCGGCGATCTTCGCTCCCTTGGACAATATCGGAGCTATCATTATCGATGAGGAACATGAGGCTACTTATAAACAAGAATCCAATCCTCGCTACCATGCTAGAGATGTGGCCTTGCTTAGGGCTAAGAGTCATGGAGCCGTGCTTGTTCTTGGTTCAGCAACACCTTCTATTGAGACTCGGGCGAGAGCTCAGAAAGGGGTTTACCATTTTCTTGAGTTGACTCAGAGGGCTAATCCTAATGCCAAAATTCCTCAGGTGGAAGTGGTGGACTTTAAGGATTTTGTGGGCCGTCAAGAGGCTAGTGATTTTACGCCACCTCTCTTAGAGAAAATCCGAGAACGCTTGGCACGTAAGGAACAAGTCGTGCTAATGTTGAACCGTCGTGGCTATTCCTCTTTTGTCATGTGTCGTGACTGTGGCTATGTGGATGATTGTCCCAACTGTGATATTTCATTGACCTTGCACATGGATACTAAGACCATGAATTGCCACTATTGTGATTTTCAAAAAGCAATACCACATGTCTGTCCTAACTGTCAGAGCCGTCAGATTCGCTATTATGGGACTGGGACACAGAAGGCTTATGACCAATTGACGGAACTTTTGCCAGAAGCCAAAGTGATTCGTATGGATGTTGATACGACACGTAAGAAAGGGGCTCACGAGAAACTCTTGGAGGCCTTTGGAAGTGGTAAGGCCGACATTTTGCTCGGAACCCAGATGATTGCCAAGGGCTTGGATTTTCCAAATGTTACCTTGGTAGGGGTCTTGAATGCAGATACGTCGCTAAATTTACCAGATTTTCGTTCAGCTGAACGTACCTTCCAACTGTTGACTCAGGTGGCTGGTCGTGCTGGTCGTGCTGACAAGGAAGGGGAAGTTATTATTCAAACCTATAATCCTAGTCATTATGCCATTCGATTTGCGCAGCAACAGGATTATGAAGGTTTCTATGCCTATGAGATGGGGATTCGCCGTCAGTTGGCCTATCCGCCCTATTTCTATACGGTAGGAATTACGCTTTCTCACAAGGATGAAGAGTTTGTGGTTCGCAAGAGCTATGAGGTTATGGCTTATTTAAGAGAGCACCTGTCAGACAAGGTGACCTTCCTAGGGCCTACGCCTAAGCCGATTGCCCGAACACATAATCTTTATCATTATCAGATTATTATCAAATACCGTTTTGAGGATAACTTGGAAGAAACGCTTAATAGGGTCCTTGACATGACTCAGGAGCCTGAGAACAAGGACCTGCGTTTGATTATTGATCACGAACCTCAGAATTTTACCTAA
- the fmt gene encoding methionyl-tRNA formyltransferase, translated as MTKLVFMGTPAFSATVLEGLLTDERYDIVAVVTQPDRAVGRKKEIRMTPVKEVALAHDLSIYQPEKLSGSEEMAQLMALGADGIVTAAYGQFLPSKLLDSMDFAVNVHASLLPKYRGGAPIHYAIINGDAEAGVTIMEMVKEMDAGDMVSQKALPILDEDNVGTMFEKLAVLGRDLLLETLPAYIAGKIKPVPQDASQVTFSPNISPEEERLDWNKPARDIFNQIRGMYPWPVAHTLLDGKRFKIYEADLAEGQGQAGHIIEKTKKSLVVATGQGAISLKTVQPAGKPRMAIADFLNGVGRNLEVGDAFGQ; from the coding sequence ATGACAAAATTAGTATTTATGGGAACGCCTGCCTTTTCAGCGACAGTGCTGGAAGGACTTTTGACCGATGAGCGTTATGATATTGTCGCTGTGGTGACGCAACCAGACCGTGCTGTCGGCCGTAAAAAAGAAATCCGCATGACACCGGTCAAGGAAGTAGCCTTGGCGCATGACTTGTCAATTTATCAACCTGAAAAGTTGTCAGGTTCTGAGGAAATGGCACAGCTTATGGCACTTGGTGCTGATGGAATTGTTACTGCGGCTTATGGACAATTTTTGCCAAGCAAGTTACTTGATAGCATGGATTTTGCAGTGAATGTCCACGCTTCACTCCTGCCAAAATACCGTGGTGGAGCACCTATCCACTATGCCATTATTAATGGTGATGCAGAAGCAGGTGTGACCATTATGGAAATGGTCAAGGAAATGGATGCTGGTGACATGGTTAGCCAAAAGGCCTTGCCAATTCTTGACGAGGATAATGTTGGTACTATGTTTGAAAAATTGGCAGTCTTGGGTCGTGACCTCTTGCTTGAAACCTTGCCTGCCTATATCGCTGGAAAAATCAAACCTGTTCCTCAAGATGCCAGTCAAGTAACGTTTTCGCCAAATATTAGCCCAGAAGAGGAGCGTCTTGATTGGAATAAGCCGGCTCGTGACATCTTCAATCAAATCCGTGGTATGTACCCATGGCCTGTGGCCCATACCTTGCTTGATGGCAAACGTTTCAAAATTTATGAGGCGGACTTGGCAGAAGGTCAAGGACAGGCTGGTCATATTATTGAAAAAACCAAGAAGAGTTTGGTAGTTGCGACTGGTCAAGGAGCCATTTCGCTTAAGACAGTTCAACCTGCAGGAAAACCTCGTATGGCTATTGCTGATTTCCTTAATGGGGTCGGACGCAATCTTGAAGTAGGTGATGCATTTGGCCAATGA
- the rsmB gene encoding 16S rRNA (cytosine(967)-C(5))-methyltransferase RsmB — MANDWKKTARGQALEVLEEVFQEGAYSNIALNAHLSKSQLTDKDKALVTEIVYGTVARKITLEWILAHVIEDRDKLEPWVYDLLLLSLYQLVYLDKIPAHAVVNDAVSIAKNRGNKKGAEKLVNAVLRKLSSHPLPDPSQIKRVNKRYSVQYSLPVWLVKKLIDQYGEDRALAIFQSLFVRNKASVRVTDASRLKEIEEATGAERSVLSPVGLVKSSGYFAGTDYFKEGLLTIQDETSQLVAPTLGILGEEEILDACAAPGGKTVHMASYLTSGHVTALDLYDHKLALIEENAQRLGLADKVKTQKLDASQVHQVFPADSFDKILVDAPCSGIGLIRRKPDIKYNKDLQDFESLKAVQLDILSSVCQTLRKGGIITYSTCTIIAEENQEVIQAFLESHPDFEQVALDHPCKDIVVNGCLAITPEQYLTDGFFIAQLRKKA, encoded by the coding sequence TTGGCCAATGATTGGAAAAAAACAGCTCGTGGACAGGCACTTGAAGTCTTAGAAGAAGTCTTTCAGGAAGGGGCTTACTCAAATATTGCTCTCAATGCACATCTGAGCAAGTCACAGCTGACAGATAAGGACAAGGCCTTGGTGACGGAAATTGTCTATGGGACCGTGGCTCGTAAGATTACTTTGGAGTGGATTCTAGCCCATGTTATTGAGGACCGTGATAAGCTTGAACCTTGGGTTTATGACTTATTACTTTTGAGCCTTTATCAGTTGGTCTATTTAGATAAGATTCCAGCCCATGCGGTAGTTAATGATGCCGTTTCTATTGCTAAAAATCGTGGCAATAAAAAGGGTGCTGAGAAGCTGGTAAATGCGGTTCTTCGTAAACTATCTAGCCACCCTTTGCCAGATCCAAGCCAGATTAAACGTGTCAATAAACGCTATTCTGTTCAGTATTCTCTACCTGTATGGTTGGTTAAAAAACTTATCGACCAGTACGGGGAAGACCGTGCCCTTGCTATTTTCCAAAGCCTCTTTGTGAGAAACAAGGCTAGTGTGCGTGTAACGGATGCGTCACGTTTGAAAGAGATAGAGGAGGCTACTGGGGCTGAGCGTTCAGTCCTATCACCAGTCGGGCTTGTTAAGTCTTCAGGTTACTTTGCTGGGACAGATTATTTTAAAGAGGGATTATTGACCATTCAGGATGAGACCAGTCAACTGGTTGCACCAACTTTAGGGATTCTAGGTGAGGAAGAAATCCTGGATGCCTGTGCGGCACCTGGTGGTAAGACGGTACATATGGCCTCTTATTTGACGAGTGGACATGTGACGGCGCTTGACCTCTATGATCATAAGCTTGCCCTTATCGAAGAAAATGCCCAACGTCTTGGCCTAGCTGATAAGGTTAAGACACAGAAACTGGATGCTAGTCAGGTACATCAAGTCTTTCCGGCTGATAGTTTTGACAAGATTTTAGTGGATGCTCCTTGTTCAGGGATTGGACTCATTCGTCGGAAACCCGACATCAAATATAACAAGGACCTCCAAGACTTTGAGTCCCTTAAGGCTGTGCAGTTGGATATCCTATCCAGCGTTTGTCAAACCCTACGAAAAGGTGGTATAATAACATATAGTACTTGCACCATCATAGCAGAAGAAAATCAAGAGGTGATTCAAGCCTTTCTTGAGAGCCATCCTGATTTTGAGCAAGTTGCCTTAGACCATCCATGTAAAGACATCGTGGTCAATGGCTGTTTGGCAATTACCCCCGAACAGTATCTAACTGATGGTTTTTTCATCGCACAGTTGCGTAAAAAAGCTTAG
- a CDS encoding Stp1/IreP family PP2C-type Ser/Thr phosphatase — protein sequence MEISLLTDIGQKRSNNQDFVNKFVNQAGVTLVVVADGMGGHRAGNIASEMSVTDLGRDWINTDFRELSQIRDWMIAAIDAENRKIYELGQNEEYKGMGTTIEVLAFVDNAVIFAHVGDSRIALIRNGEYKQLTNDHSLVNALIKAGQLTKEEAAVHPQRNIITQSVGQAAPIEADLGVQQLEPGDYILANSDGLTNMISTEQIVHIVNSPGFLEEKTSRLVAAANEAGGLDNITVALVKVESEEG from the coding sequence ATGGAAATATCATTATTAACGGACATTGGCCAAAAACGGTCAAACAACCAAGATTTTGTTAATAAATTTGTCAACCAAGCTGGTGTTACCCTTGTCGTTGTTGCAGATGGAATGGGTGGACACCGTGCTGGAAATATTGCCAGTGAGATGTCAGTGACTGACCTTGGTCGTGACTGGATTAACACTGATTTTCGTGAGTTGAGTCAAATTCGTGATTGGATGATTGCTGCCATTGATGCAGAAAATCGTAAAATCTATGAACTTGGCCAAAACGAAGAATATAAGGGAATGGGAACAACTATTGAGGTTCTTGCCTTTGTTGATAACGCTGTGATTTTTGCTCATGTTGGGGATTCACGTATTGCCCTTATCCGTAATGGTGAGTATAAGCAATTGACGAATGACCACTCTTTGGTCAATGCTCTGATTAAGGCTGGTCAATTGACAAAAGAGGAAGCAGCTGTTCATCCACAACGTAATATTATTACACAATCTGTAGGGCAGGCCGCTCCAATTGAAGCTGATCTTGGTGTCCAACAATTGGAACCAGGAGACTATATTCTGGCTAATTCAGACGGCCTAACTAACATGATTTCAACCGAACAGATTGTTCATATTGTTAACAGTCCTGGTTTCCTTGAAGAAAAAACCAGTCGTCTAGTAGCCGCTGCTAATGAGGCAGGTGGTCTTGACAATATTACCGTTGCCCTCGTTAAAGTAGAAAGTGAGGAAGGATAA
- the pknB gene encoding Stk1 family PASTA domain-containing Ser/Thr kinase, whose translation MIQVGKLFAGRYRILKAIGRGGMADVYLANDLILDNEKVAIKVLRTNYQTDQVAVARFQREARAMAELSHPNIVAIRDIGEEDGQQFLVMEYVDGSDLKKYIQDHAPLSNQDVVRIMGEILSAMTLAHQKGIIHRDLKPQNVLLTKDGRAKVTDFGIAVAFAETSLTQTNSMLGSVHYLSPEQARGSKATIQSDIYAMGIMLFEMLTGRIPYDGDSAVTIALQHFQKPLPSILAENHNVPQALENVVIRATAKKLENRYNSTLEMSRDLVTSLYPSHSRDAKVVFDDMTDTKTLPKVTPVPSVSSEKKATAKSSESKQAVSKQPRKNSTLAKNKKKKKKKSFFSTSLKVFLGLVFIGIIIFAYLVFTNPDSTQVPNVVGQELSTAQTKIEGAGFKVGEVKEVEDDSVDTGKVVKTDPTAGTTRKEGSSIDIYVSSGSKGFALKDYKGKNYKDAIEDLTSNYGVSEDQIDIQHVEDDSAEEGEILSQSPGKNKSFNPKDSKAKIKFRVATPKTVTMPDVTGLTVSTAVQTLNRKSISSSSIEYHDYNTGAKLDKDKVPSSTEVLYQDPQAGTSVDGTVILYVSVATASSSLQSSSSSTTHSSSTSSSTESTSSSTETPTEATHTDQQ comes from the coding sequence ATGATCCAAGTTGGCAAATTGTTTGCTGGACGTTATCGAATCCTTAAAGCTATCGGACGTGGTGGTATGGCGGATGTTTATCTGGCTAATGACCTGATCTTGGATAATGAGAAAGTGGCCATTAAGGTGCTTCGTACTAATTATCAAACCGATCAGGTAGCTGTGGCACGTTTCCAGCGTGAAGCACGTGCCATGGCAGAACTCAGTCATCCCAATATCGTTGCAATCCGAGACATTGGCGAAGAAGACGGCCAGCAGTTCTTGGTGATGGAGTACGTGGATGGTTCGGACTTGAAGAAATATATTCAAGACCATGCACCACTTTCTAACCAAGATGTTGTGCGTATTATGGGAGAGATTCTTTCTGCCATGACTCTTGCCCATCAAAAGGGTATTATCCACCGTGACCTTAAGCCACAAAACGTTCTTTTAACTAAGGACGGTAGGGCCAAAGTTACAGACTTCGGGATTGCGGTTGCCTTTGCAGAGACTAGTTTGACTCAAACCAATTCTATGTTGGGTTCTGTCCACTACCTCTCACCAGAGCAGGCGCGTGGATCTAAAGCAACTATCCAAAGTGATATCTATGCTATGGGTATCATGCTCTTTGAAATGTTGACAGGGCGTATTCCATATGATGGTGATAGTGCAGTTACCATCGCTCTTCAGCATTTCCAAAAACCATTACCATCAATCTTGGCTGAGAATCATAATGTTCCTCAGGCATTGGAAAATGTGGTTATTCGAGCGACAGCTAAAAAGCTTGAAAATCGTTATAACAGTACTTTGGAAATGAGCCGAGATTTAGTAACTAGCTTATATCCTAGCCATAGCCGTGATGCGAAGGTAGTCTTTGATGACATGACGGATACTAAGACTTTGCCTAAGGTTACTCCAGTTCCGTCAGTAAGCTCTGAGAAAAAGGCAACTGCCAAGTCATCAGAGTCAAAACAAGCTGTAAGTAAGCAACCAAGGAAAAATTCAACACTAGCTAAGAATAAAAAGAAGAAAAAAAAGAAAAGCTTTTTCTCGACATCACTCAAGGTATTCCTGGGGTTGGTCTTTATCGGGATTATCATTTTTGCCTATTTGGTATTTACCAACCCTGATAGTACTCAGGTGCCTAACGTGGTCGGTCAAGAGTTGTCCACAGCTCAGACTAAAATTGAGGGTGCTGGATTTAAGGTAGGTGAAGTTAAGGAAGTGGAAGATGACTCTGTCGATACAGGCAAGGTCGTAAAGACTGATCCTACAGCTGGAACCACACGAAAAGAAGGATCAAGCATTGATATCTATGTTTCTTCTGGTAGTAAAGGTTTCGCTTTGAAAGACTACAAAGGTAAAAATTATAAGGATGCCATTGAGGATTTAACTTCGAATTATGGCGTTTCTGAGGACCAAATTGATATTCAGCATGTCGAAGACGACAGTGCTGAAGAGGGAGAAATCCTATCTCAAAGTCCAGGTAAAAACAAGTCTTTCAATCCTAAGGATAGTAAGGCCAAGATTAAGTTCCGTGTGGCAACTCCTAAGACAGTTACCATGCCTGATGTGACTGGTTTGACGGTTTCAACAGCGGTTCAAACCTTGAATCGTAAGAGTATCTCAAGTAGTAGCATCGAGTATCATGACTATAATACTGGTGCTAAGTTAGACAAGGATAAGGTTCCTAGCAGTACAGAGGTCCTTTATCAAGATCCACAAGCTGGTACAAGTGTTGATGGTACAGTGATTCTCTATGTTTCGGTTGCAACAGCAAGTTCAAGCCTACAGTCAAGCTCAAGCAGTACGACACATTCGTCATCGACGAGCTCAAGTACTGAAAGCACAAGCTCTAGTACTGAAACACCGACAGAGGCTACTCACACAGACCAACAATAG
- a CDS encoding potassium channel family protein translates to MRNRRKLRRYIITYDIVMTVLALISIGLVIFDLVGLISIGRRPFRVIDQSITLIFAIDYAIRFSLAPRKRIFVKTHVLDLLAIIPYNEVFTFLRFSRVGRFARLAKLSRLIGLSSKLKHISNRINRRNGFYFLLSVNSIIILISSAVIARVEHHNFIDAIWWSVATVTTVGYGDIVPRTLVGKAVAVVLMFSGIATLGLLTSSLNNIFVRSGRQTERKLAEIEKELAEQRVILEEIRSTVQLINSKMDETDD, encoded by the coding sequence ATGAGAAACCGTAGAAAACTGAGAAGGTATATCATTACCTACGATATCGTCATGACGGTCCTGGCCCTGATTTCCATAGGTTTGGTTATCTTTGATTTAGTTGGCTTAATTTCAATTGGAAGGCGACCTTTCAGAGTGATAGATCAGTCTATAACGCTCATCTTTGCCATTGATTATGCGATTCGTTTCTCCCTGGCACCTCGTAAGCGAATTTTTGTTAAAACGCATGTATTAGACTTGTTGGCTATTATTCCCTACAATGAAGTCTTTACTTTCCTCCGTTTTTCAAGGGTGGGACGCTTTGCCAGATTGGCCAAACTCTCACGCTTAATTGGTTTGAGTAGCAAGCTCAAGCACATTTCCAATCGCATTAATCGCAGAAATGGCTTTTATTTTCTACTTTCGGTTAATAGTATTATCATCCTTATCAGTAGTGCCGTTATTGCCCGAGTAGAGCACCATAATTTTATTGATGCTATTTGGTGGTCTGTAGCAACGGTTACTACGGTAGGTTATGGCGATATCGTTCCTCGAACATTGGTAGGTAAGGCCGTTGCGGTCGTCCTTATGTTTAGTGGGATTGCCACTCTGGGGTTGTTAACAAGCTCTCTCAATAATATTTTTGTGCGGTCAGGTCGTCAGACTGAAAGAAAATTGGCTGAGATTGAGAAGGAGTTGGCAGAGCAGCGTGTCATACTGGAGGAAATCAGAAGTACGGTGCAACTCATAAATAGCAAAATGGACGAAACTGACGATTAA
- the liaF gene encoding cell wall-active antibiotics response protein LiaF has translation MTKFNFFLVVEALLLTLGLITIFNNDITSFIFILVLTLLAVRFFNKESKSDFVLTISLISLFLVSMWNIYVVLAILVGVAYVMINHFSQVKKKNRYALIQFKEDNLNPRAVRNQWIGTRMEPVSDRYDFDDINIIRFFGTDVIDLTQVIVSGRDNVVILQKLYGPTTILVPIDVSVKLNISAIYSSVTFFNEDEYDLRYESLTLQEAEYEHAHRTVKLILNVGAGPVEVRRK, from the coding sequence ATGACCAAATTTAATTTTTTCTTAGTGGTGGAAGCCCTGCTTTTGACTCTGGGTCTGATCACCATCTTTAATAATGATATTACCAGTTTTATTTTCATTCTGGTCTTGACCTTGTTGGCCGTTCGCTTTTTTAACAAGGAGTCCAAGAGTGACTTTGTCTTGACCATCAGTTTGATCTCACTTTTTCTGGTTTCCATGTGGAATATCTATGTGGTACTTGCTATCCTAGTGGGTGTGGCCTATGTCATGATAAACCATTTCTCACAGGTTAAGAAAAAGAATCGCTATGCCCTCATTCAATTCAAAGAAGATAATTTGAATCCTCGGGCTGTCCGAAATCAGTGGATTGGGACTCGTATGGAACCTGTCAGTGATCGTTATGACTTTGATGATATCAATATCATCCGTTTCTTTGGGACAGATGTGATTGATTTGACTCAGGTTATTGTTTCGGGGCGAGATAATGTCGTGATTTTGCAGAAACTGTATGGACCGACGACTATCTTGGTACCAATTGATGTTTCCGTTAAACTCAACATATCGGCAATCTATAGCTCTGTCACCTTCTTTAATGAAGATGAATACGACCTCCGTTATGAAAGCTTGACCTTGCAGGAGGCGGAGTATGAGCATGCTCATCGGACGGTTAAATTGATTCTCAATGTGGGAGCTGGACCAGTGGAGGTACGTCGCAAATGA
- a CDS encoding sensor histidine kinase, whose translation MKKQYLFLILIYSVVVLVGVTLVVMDSFNLNFSLVFGNLSQAFHFLFNMFFVVLSLLILLYILWAIANDNSMRSVNQDLRRIINNQPVKRQGDIELDKNMMRLSHKMRKLTKDLQKTENAQALQSRDIIKKERGRIARDLHDTVSQELFAASMILSGVSQMADQLSKEDLHNQIQAVEAMLTDAQNDMRVLLLHLRPTELENKTLQEGLQMILKELTDKSNIHVVYKDMVKKVPKRIENNLFRIAQEFISNTLKHAKASQIEVYLYQNSQEIQLKMLDNGVGYDLNASTDEMSYGLKNIQERVDEMAGTVQFLSAKGKGTSIDVRVPILRGEDNVE comes from the coding sequence ATGAAGAAACAGTACCTATTTTTAATCCTGATTTACTCGGTGGTTGTTTTGGTTGGCGTTACCCTTGTAGTGATGGATAGCTTTAACCTCAACTTTTCACTGGTTTTCGGCAATCTGTCTCAGGCCTTCCACTTCCTTTTTAACATGTTTTTTGTGGTTCTGAGTTTGCTCATTTTGCTTTATATTCTCTGGGCCATTGCCAATGATAACAGTATGCGTTCAGTCAATCAGGATTTACGCCGCATTATCAATAATCAACCAGTCAAACGTCAGGGAGATATTGAGTTAGACAAGAATATGATGCGCCTGTCTCATAAGATGCGTAAATTGACTAAGGACTTGCAGAAAACTGAGAATGCCCAAGCTCTACAAAGTCGTGATATTATCAAGAAGGAGAGAGGTCGTATTGCTCGGGACCTTCACGATACCGTTAGTCAGGAACTTTTTGCGGCTAGTATGATCTTATCTGGTGTATCTCAGATGGCGGATCAGCTAAGTAAGGAAGATTTGCATAATCAAATCCAGGCGGTTGAGGCTATGCTGACGGACGCTCAAAATGATATGCGTGTCTTGCTTTTGCATCTTCGTCCGACAGAGCTTGAGAACAAGACCTTGCAAGAAGGCTTGCAGATGATCCTTAAGGAATTAACCGATAAATCCAATATTCATGTCGTCTACAAGGATATGGTTAAGAAAGTGCCCAAGCGTATTGAAAATAATCTCTTTAGGATTGCCCAAGAGTTTATCTCTAATACCCTTAAACACGCCAAGGCTAGCCAGATAGAGGTTTATCTCTATCAAAATAGTCAGGAAATTCAATTGAAAATGTTGGATAATGGTGTTGGTTATGACTTAAATGCGTCGACTGACGAGATGAGTTATGGCTTGAAAAATATCCAAGAGCGTGTCGATGAAATGGCAGGAACTGTGCAGTTCCTATCAGCTAAAGGTAAGGGGACGTCTATTGATGTCCGTGTACCGATATTAAGAGGAGAAGACAATGTCGAATAA
- a CDS encoding response regulator transcription factor produces the protein MSNKINVILVDDHEMVRLGLKSFLNLQGDVEVVGEAGNGREGVDLALELRPDVVVMDLVMPELDGVQATLELLKEWPEAKILVLTSYLDNEKIYPVIEAGAKGYMLKTSSAAEILNSIRKVYRGEEAIETEVDNKIKYHDSHPDLHDDLTARERDILALLAKGYDNQTIANELFISLKTVKTHVSNILGKLNVDDRTQAVVYAFRHHLVSQDDE, from the coding sequence ATGTCGAATAAGATTAATGTGATTTTGGTCGATGACCATGAGATGGTCCGTTTGGGACTTAAGAGTTTCTTGAATCTCCAAGGAGATGTAGAAGTCGTTGGAGAGGCAGGGAATGGTCGAGAGGGTGTCGATCTTGCCTTGGAACTGCGTCCGGATGTCGTCGTTATGGACCTTGTTATGCCTGAATTAGATGGTGTTCAAGCGACTTTGGAATTGCTCAAAGAGTGGCCTGAAGCCAAGATTTTGGTTTTGACTAGCTATTTGGACAATGAAAAAATTTACCCAGTCATTGAAGCTGGTGCCAAAGGCTATATGCTTAAAACCAGCAGTGCGGCAGAGATACTCAATAGTATCCGAAAGGTTTACCGTGGTGAAGAAGCTATCGAAACTGAGGTGGACAATAAGATTAAATACCATGATAGTCATCCGGACCTACACGACGACTTGACGGCACGTGAACGTGATATCTTGGCCCTTCTGGCTAAGGGGTATGACAATCAAACTATTGCTAATGAGCTATTTATTTCATTGAAGACCGTTAAAACTCACGTGTCTAATATCCTTGGAAAACTTAATGTCGATGACCGTACTCAGGCTGTTGTTTATGCCTTTAGACATCATTTGGTTTCGCAGGATGATGAATAA